In Nicotiana tabacum cultivar K326 chromosome 2, ASM71507v2, whole genome shotgun sequence, the following proteins share a genomic window:
- the LOC107810835 gene encoding GDSL esterase/lipase At1g28570-like — protein sequence MASQAPQQSHHSQISAFMKLFYKDCFSFHDCGGNKVLQKAIVFMVQPGFNDYKHSLLHTKSISEVSKLVPDVVETIRSSIEQLIKDAEAKHFVVSGIIPIGCLPGFRMMFSDNSRKIQCHKGLNFFATLHNDHLWQALEELRLKYPEVEIIYADYFKAFMTILRNHAFLGSKTK from the coding sequence ATGGCATCCCAAGCGCCTCAGCAGTCTCATCACTCGCAGATTTCTGCCTTTATGAAACTCTTCTATAAGGATTGCTTCTCTTTTCATGACTGCGGCGGGAACAAGGTTCTTCAGAAAGCTATCGTCTTTATGGTTCAGCCTGGTTTTAATGATTACAAGCACTCTCTTTTGCATACAAAATCTATTTCCGAAGTGTCCAAACTTGTCCCTGATGTTGTGGAGACAATCAGGAGTTCTATCGAACAACTGATCAAAGATGCAGAGGCCAAACACTTTGTGGTTTCTGGAATTATTCCAATTGGTTGCCTTCCAGGTTTTCGAATGATGTTTTCCGATAATAGCAGGAAAATTCAATGTCACAAAGGACTAAATTTTTTTGCAACATTGCACAATGATCATCTATGGCAAGCGTTGGAGGAGCTACGATTGAAGTACCCTGAAGTTGAGATCATATATGCAGATTATTTCAAGGCGTTTATGACAATTCTACGCAATCATGCGTTCTTGGGATCCAAGACTAAGTGA